The DNA region GCGGCGAGATACGGGAACTGCGCGCCGGGGTAGGTCGCGGTCTGCTTGATGATGTCGGCGAACGCCTTGGTGCCGGCGTCGAACTCGTGATTGCCGATCGCCGACGCCTGCACGCCGATGATGTCGAGCATCGTCATGTCGGCGGTGCCGAAGCCGGGCGAGATGTTCAGCGTGCCGGTGGGCAGGCCGTAATAGGTTTCAAGCGCGGTCTCGTAGACCTCCTTCAGCGAGGCGTCGCTGCCGGCGCTGAAGAACGGGCTGGGGATGAAGTTGTCGCCCGACGACAGGGTGATCGAGTTGGCGTAGGTCTCTTCGAGATAGTCGACGATGGCGGCGAAGTTGCCGGCGCGGTCGACCGCCTTCAGACCGGCCTCGAAGTCCGAGGCGTGCAGGATCTGGAGCGTGTAGGTCACTTGCGGGGTCTCCGTGAGATCGAGTCCAATGATCAGCGGATCGTGGTCGGAGACGCGAACAGCGGTGTCCGCATCGTAGATGGCGGTGTCGCGGCCATAGTCGGTGTTGTAGTCGAGGGCGTCGGCCTCATCGGCATTGATGTGCCAGGTGGTGACGCCGGTGACCTGCGAAGCAAGGCTCGTGCTGGCGAAGATGTAGTCGAGCGTGCCGGTCTGGCCGTCGAACACGTAGGAATAGGCGTTGCCTTCGCGCGCCTGCAGATCCTCGTAGCCGGCGTCCTCGATGATGCCGATCGCATCCTCCATAGCGTAGGCGTTGAAGTCGCCGAGCAGGAGGATGTCGGTATCGCCCGAGCCGGTGGGATCGCTCGCCGCCCAAGCGGTGAGCGCGGTGGCCGCCAGCTCGCGCTGATTCTGCCAAGCGCCCTGGCCGTCGAGCTGGTCGGCATCGGCGCCGGTGCCGCTACCGCTCTTCGACTTGAGATGATTGGCGATGGCGGTGAATTCCTCGCCGGTCGCGAGTTCGGTGAAGGTCACCGCCAGCGCGTTGCGGCTGGTGTTCGCGCCGTCGAAGATGCCGCCGACCGTGCTCAGTCCCAAGAGATCGCCAAGGCCGAGCGCCGCCAGATCGGAGTCGTCGAGGATCTCGATCGTGGTGCCGATCGACACCTCGACCACCGAGGGCTTGTAGATGAAGCCGACGGCGATGGCGTCGGTACCGACGAACTGCTGGCCGGGCCGCACCCAGTCGTAGGTGCCGGCGCCGAGCACGGCGTTGAGCTCATCGACGAGATATTCGATCGCGTTGCCGGACGAGCCTTCGCGGAAGTCGTTCTCCAGCTCGATCAGCGCCAGCACGTCGGCGTCGATGGCGATCAGCGCATTGACCAGCTTGTCGGTCTGGCGGGCGAACTCTTCCGCCGTGTTGGCACCGCGCGGCTCCGCACCGATCGCCGTGGTCGCGCCATTGTCGAGCGTGACGAAGTAGTTCAGCACGTTGAAGCAGGCGACCTTGAGGTCGCCGCCGACATCGGCCGGCGTGTCGGTGCGCGCATTCGCGCCATCCTCGAAGGTGTTGGTGCCGTCCTCGACCGAGCGGACGCGCCAGGTCGCGCCCGAGGCGGAGTTGCCGGCCCACTGATAGTCGAGCACGCCGGTGAGCCCGGTCACGGTGTCGCCCATGCGCGGCGCCGTGTCGGTGTTGTAGACCGGGCCGAAGCCGTCGAGATTGGTGATGGCGGTGTTCTGGACGTTGAGGCCGTCATCATAGGTGATGGTGCGGGCGCCGAGCGCCTGCAGATAGGCCTGGTAGGCTTCGGCGTCCGGCGCGTTCTCCTGGGTGAACTGCTCGGGGCGCTCGCCCGCCACCAGCTTGATCTCGTTGAAGCGGTCGAGATTGTACTGCTCGGTGACGGTCAGCGTCTCGGGAATGGTGACCAGCATGCCCTCATAGGCTTCGAGGTCAGGCTGCCAGTCGCCGTCCTGGCTCAGCGTCGCATCCGCCGCCGGCAGGTCGATCTCGACCGCCATCGTGTTGATGTCGGCAACCGCGTTCGCTTCCAGAACGGTGATGCTGGAGGCTGTGATTTCGGTGAGGCCGTAATACTCGCTCACCTTGCCGGTGACGCGCACGCGGTCGCCGACATTCACGTCCACCGAGCCGCCATAGATGAAGATGCCCTCGGAGGTGAGCGGGTTGCCGTCGGCGTCGAACGCCTCCTCCTGCAGGTAGAAGCCGTTGAGGTTGCGCGCGCCGTCGGCGTCGCCATTCTGGAAGTCGCCGACCACGATGGCCTCGACCGTCACGGTCTGGCCGGCCATGGCGCTGGACGCGCCCTCGCCCTGGATCGCGCTGATCTTGGTCACCGCCGGGTCTTCGAGGTCATAGACGGTGACGGAGCCCGAAACCTCGTTGGCCGTCATCACGAAGGCGCGGCCGGTCGGGCTGTCGGCGGCCGAGACGAAGGTGATCACCTCCGGGCCGTAGTCCTCGCTGGTCGGCGCGAGATAGGTGACGTACTTGGCATCCGACGGCGTGGAGACGTCCCAGACCATGATGCCGCCGATGCGCTCCAGCGCGACGAAGGCGTAGGTCTTGCCATTGACCTCGCCGACCGCGACGCCTTCCGGCTCGGCGCCCTTGTTGTCGGAGCGGGTGTCGAAGCCGCCGCCATTCTCGCCGTTGAACACCGCCGAGGCGTTGGGAAGCGCGGCGATGATCTGCTCGAAGTCGCCGCCGGTCTCCTCGATCTTGACGATGGTGCCGTCGTCATTTTGCTGGAAGATCGAGAAGCCGCGGCCGCCGAACGAATAGAGATCGGTCGCGCTCGACCAGGTGGTGTCGAGATTGAGCCGCGCATAATCCGCCGGCGCCGTGCCGCCGGTCACCGCCGAGGCCCGCGCCTCGTTGTAGCCGTCGGCGCCGCCATTGACGATGCGCGAGTCGCCCTCATTGGCGGTGATGAAATAGGTCACGCCGCCGATCTCGAACGAGGCGATGGCGTCGGGCTGCAGCAGGCCCTTCACCGGGTCGTTGCCGACCGAGATCGAGGCCGTGTTGCCCGCACCGTCGCGGTCGGAGAAGTCGGCCTCGTTGCCGGGCAGGCTGAAATCGACATAGCCCAGCGGCAGGATCGACACCGGCTTGTCGGCCGCGGCGTCGGCGAGGTCGATCACCGCCACCGCATCCACCTCCTGCAGCGTGACATAGGCCTTGGTGCCGTCCGGCGACACCGCGATGTATTCCGGCTCGATGTCCTGCGAGGCGGTCGGCACCGCGCCGGCCGCCGTGCCGGTGTAGGTCTTGATGCCGAGGGTGGCGAGCAGCGCCTCGCTGCCGTCGAGCGCCGTGAAGCCGATGGTGTTGCGCACATCCGCCGTGGCGGCGCCGCCGGACATATCGATGATCGTCACCGAGCCCGAGGCATTCTCGATCACGCCGGCCGCCGTGTCGTTGTAGGGCTCGGCCTCGTTGGCCACCAGCAGCAGCGTTCCATCCTTGTTGAAGGTGAGCTGGTCGGGCAGCACGCCGACCGTGATGGTCTTGATCAGCGTGCCGGTGGCGTCATAGAGCGCGACCAGGCCCGACTCGCCGCCATCGATGTTCTGCACGGCGACGGCGATGATGCCGTTCTTCACCGCCACTGAATTGACCTCGCCATAGGCGGGCAAGGTTGAAAGGTCGATCTCGCCGATCTTGGTCGGGGCGAAGGGGTTGGAGAGGTCGAGGATGGAGACCTTGTCGGCCGCGGCATTGGTGACATAGGCGCGGGCATTGGCGGCGTCGAAGGCGATCGACTCGGCGCCCCCTGCCCCGTCGCCGGAGACCCAGCCGCCCTTGCGCGTCACGGTGAGCGACTCGGTGGCGACCGGGGTCTCGACCGAGCCCTGCAGCGACTCGGCCATGTCGAGAATGGTGATGCCGCCGACATCGACGCCGATCGCCGCGTCATCGTCGAGGATGGTCGCCTGGGCGGTGGCCGCCGCGCTGTCGATCGAGATGTCGATCGCCGCGTCGTCATTGGCGACGGTAGTGAGGGTGAGCGAGAACGACTCGGCGTCCTCCGGCACGGTGTCGCCGGCCACGCTGACGGTGACGGTGGCCGAATTGGCGCCGGCCGGAATCGTGCCGCTGAAGGTGGTGGGCGCGCCGCCCGCGAAGTCGGCGGCATCTGCGCCGGCAAGCGCGACGGTGCCGGAGAAGCTGACCTCGCCGGTGGTGCCGCCGCTGCGCTCGACCGTGAAGGTGAAGACGGTGGTGCCGGCATCGCCCTCGGTCGCGCTGACGCTCAGCGACCCGTCGGCGAAGCCGACCGTCTGGGACGCAACCTCGGATGTCACCGCGAAATCGGCGGTGATCTGGGTCAGGCTGCTGTTGCTGCCGGACCAGTTGGCGGCATTGCCGATCGCCGCGAGAATCTCAGTCTTGGTGCCGCTGGTCGGGCCGGTATAGACGACGTTGTCCCATTCATCGCCCGGCGCGCCGGCGCCACGCGCCAGGGCGGTGACGTTCTCGACGAGCCCGGCCGGCAGCGCCGTCGACTGCGCGTCGGTGGCGTCGCTGAAGGCGTTGCCGTGGATCGACAGCGCGAACAGCAGCGTCGGCGCGGACGAGGTGCCCTGGAAGGCGATGAGCTGGTCGCCGTCGGTCGACAGGCTCAGGCCGGAGGTGCCGACATAGCTGTCATTGGCGGTGGTGAACTGGGCGGCGTCGGCCGTGAAATTGATGACGGTGCCGGCCGAAAGATCGGTCGCGGCAGTCCATTTCTTGGCGCCCTCATTGGCGCGGAACCCGCCGGACGCCTTCCAGCCGGAGTCGGTGAAGGTGATCTCGGTGCCCGCCGTCACGTCCGTCAGCAGAACGAACGAGAAGTCATCCGGGTTGTCGGCATTCATGCCGATGATCGCGATATCGCCGGCGCTGAGGGTCGTGGACATGAGCGGGCCTGTCTCGTCGCATGGCACGCGTCGGGAGAGGGCCGGCGCGCACGCGAGCGCACGCCACCCCGCGCCGACAGCGCACGGTTAAGGAACGGTTAATGCGAACAGACGGTAGGAAAGGCCCGCAACAGATCGATGACCGCAATCTGAAGGATGTATGACGTTGAGCGCACAGGGAAATCCGGCGGGACCGGCCTACCGCCGCGCGTTCGTGCCCGCTCCGGCGGGCGGCGGGCGGCGGTCATGCCGGCCGCCGCCACCTGCTGGTTCAGTTGTCGCGGACCGCGATGCGGCCTTCGACCTTCGGCGCCAGCGTGCCGAGGCTGCGCAGATAGGCCATCACGTCGGCGATCATCAGCTTGCCGTCGCGCGCGCCGGAGAGCGGGCGGGCCGCCTGCAGCATGTCGTAGCCGTCGCCGCCATTCATCAGGAAGTCGTTGGTGGCGAGCCGGTAGCGGGCGGCATCGTCGAGCGGCGCGCCCTTGATACGGATGGCGACGATGCGCTGGCCGGCCGGGCGCGACCCGACCGCCGCGATCTCAAGGCCCGACACCTGCGGGAAGCGGCCGGACGCCTCGCCGAGCTTGCCCAGCCCGTGCTCCAGCGCGGCGCGCAGCTCGGCGCCGGTCACCTCCAGCACCACGGTCTTGTTGCTGAACGGCAGCTCCTTCAGCACGTCGCGGCGGGTGATCTCGGTCCCTGCCTCGTAGCGCCGGTTGCCGCGGAAGCCGCCGCCATTGAGCAGGGCGGCGTCGGCGCCGCTCGCCTTGCGGATGGCATCGGCGAACAGATTGCCGATCGCCGCCTCGCCGGTCCGCACCGTGGCGTTGAGGCTGTCGAAGGGAGCCGCGACCTTGGCCAGCGGCACGTCGAACTCCTGGGAGAGCTCGGCCTCGAACGCCTTCACCAGCGCGGCGACCTGCGGCTCGGCTTCGGCGCCTTTGGTGTCGATGATGCGGAAGTCGGGCCACCATGTCACCGCCCGCTTGGCGGCGCCCTCCTCCACCTCGACCGCCAGATCGATGGCGATGACGTACTCGCCGTCCTGCTTGGCTTCGGCGGCGGCCACCCGGCCGTCATACTGGACCCACAGATCGTGGTCGTCGCCGGACAGCAGGATGTCGGCGGCGCCGGAGGCGTAGAGCTTGAGGTCGATGTCGCGGTTGGCGTGGGCGAGCGCCACCACGAGGTCGACGCCCTTCGCCCGCAGGTCGGCCGCCTGCCGGCGCAGCATCTCGACGCTGTCGGCGAACTGGAGGTCGCCGGGCTGGGACTTCTGGGGCGAGTCGGTCGCGGTCAGGCCGACCACGCCGACCTTGAGGCCGTCGACCTCGAACACCCGGTTGTCCTCGATGCCCGCCAGCGGCCGGCCGTCGCGGTCGCGCAGATTGGCCGCCACCACCGGGAAGCGGGCCTCGCTGACGCGCTGGGCGAACACCTCGGGGCCGAAATCGTACTCGTGATTGCCGGGCACGAACACGTCCGGCCGGATGGCGTTGAGCAGCTCGATGACGTTGCGCGCCTGATCGAAGCCGGACAGCATGGTCGGCGAGAAGGCGTCGCCGGCATGGGCGAGAATGACGTTGCGGCCCGACGCCCGCTCCGCCGCCACCACGCCCGCCACCTTGGCATAGCCGCCGCGTCCGTTCTGCGGCGACAGATTGTACATGTCGCACATCAGAAGAAGCGTGAGATTCACCGTTCTCGCCTCGGCGAAGGAGGCAAGCGGCGCGAGCCAGCCTAGAACCGCAACAAACAGAAGCGCGACAAAACGCATGAATGTCCTCTGGAGAAACTTGCCGGGGCGATGAGACCGCCGGGAATGTCTCGGAATGGCCGGAGTCGAGCCGGCGCACAAGGCGAAAGAAGGCGGAGGACGCCGCAGGCGGCCGGGCGCGCCGGTGGCCGCATCCGGGCTCATGGCCCGCCGTGGCCGGATGAGCCCGGCGATGACGACCGCGTAGCGCTTGCGGGCGCCAAGCCCAGGCGCTACAGCCTGAGAGGGTGGGTAGCGCATGATCCTTCTGATCGACAACTACGACAGTTTTACCTGGAATCTGGTCCAGTATCTCGGCGACCTCGGCGCCGAGCTCAACGTGATCCGCAATGACGAGATCACCGTCGAGGCGGCGATGGCGGCCGATCCCGACGCCATCGTGCTGTCGCCCGGCCCCTGCACGCCCAACGAGGCCGGCATCTGCTGCGAGCTGATCGCCAAGGCCAGCGGCACCATACCCATGCTCGGCGTCTGCCTCGGCCACCAGGCAATGGGGCAGGTGTTCGGCGGCAAGGTGATCCGGGCGCCGGCGCCGATGCACGGCAAGATCAGCGAGATCCGCCACGCCGGCGCAGGCGTGTTCCGCGGCATCAACGGCCCGTTCCAGGGTGCCCGCTACCATTCGCTGATCGTCGAGCGCGATTCCCTGCCGGCCGACCTCGCCGTGACCGCCGAGACGGCGGACGGGCTGATCATGGGCCTCGCCCACCGTCAGCTTCCGGTCCACGGCGTGCAGTTTCATCCCGAGTCGATCGCCTCCGAGCACGGCCACGTGCTGCTGAAGAACTTCCTCGATCTCGCCGCCGACTGGAACGCACGGAGCGGGCGCCGCCCCG from Blastochloris tepida includes:
- a CDS encoding ExeM/NucH family extracellular endonuclease, translating into MSTTLSAGDIAIIGMNADNPDDFSFVLLTDVTAGTEITFTDSGWKASGGFRANEGAKKWTAATDLSAGTVINFTADAAQFTTANDSYVGTSGLSLSTDGDQLIAFQGTSSAPTLLFALSIHGNAFSDATDAQSTALPAGLVENVTALARGAGAPGDEWDNVVYTGPTSGTKTEILAAIGNAANWSGSNSSLTQITADFAVTSEVASQTVGFADGSLSVSATEGDAGTTVFTFTVERSGGTTGEVSFSGTVALAGADAADFAGGAPTTFSGTIPAGANSATVTVSVAGDTVPEDAESFSLTLTTVANDDAAIDISIDSAAATAQATILDDDAAIGVDVGGITILDMAESLQGSVETPVATESLTVTRKGGWVSGDGAGGAESIAFDAANARAYVTNAAADKVSILDLSNPFAPTKIGEIDLSTLPAYGEVNSVAVKNGIIAVAVQNIDGGESGLVALYDATGTLIKTITVGVLPDQLTFNKDGTLLLVANEAEPYNDTAAGVIENASGSVTIIDMSGGAATADVRNTIGFTALDGSEALLATLGIKTYTGTAAGAVPTASQDIEPEYIAVSPDGTKAYVTLQEVDAVAVIDLADAAADKPVSILPLGYVDFSLPGNEADFSDRDGAGNTASISVGNDPVKGLLQPDAIASFEIGGVTYFITANEGDSRIVNGGADGYNEARASAVTGGTAPADYARLNLDTTWSSATDLYSFGGRGFSIFQQNDDGTIVKIEETGGDFEQIIAALPNASAVFNGENGGGFDTRSDNKGAEPEGVAVGEVNGKTYAFVALERIGGIMVWDVSTPSDAKYVTYLAPTSEDYGPEVITFVSAADSPTGRAFVMTANEVSGSVTVYDLEDPAVTKISAIQGEGASSAMAGQTVTVEAIVVGDFQNGDADGARNLNGFYLQEEAFDADGNPLTSEGIFIYGGSVDVNVGDRVRVTGKVSEYYGLTEITASSITVLEANAVADINTMAVEIDLPAADATLSQDGDWQPDLEAYEGMLVTIPETLTVTEQYNLDRFNEIKLVAGERPEQFTQENAPDAEAYQAYLQALGARTITYDDGLNVQNTAITNLDGFGPVYNTDTAPRMGDTVTGLTGVLDYQWAGNSASGATWRVRSVEDGTNTFEDGANARTDTPADVGGDLKVACFNVLNYFVTLDNGATTAIGAEPRGANTAEEFARQTDKLVNALIAIDADVLALIELENDFREGSSGNAIEYLVDELNAVLGAGTYDWVRPGQQFVGTDAIAVGFIYKPSVVEVSIGTTIEILDDSDLAALGLGDLLGLSTVGGIFDGANTSRNALAVTFTELATGEEFTAIANHLKSKSGSGTGADADQLDGQGAWQNQRELAATALTAWAASDPTGSGDTDILLLGDFNAYAMEDAIGIIEDAGYEDLQAREGNAYSYVFDGQTGTLDYIFASTSLASQVTGVTTWHINADEADALDYNTDYGRDTAIYDADTAVRVSDHDPLIIGLDLTETPQVTYTLQILHASDFEAGLKAVDRAGNFAAIVDYLEETYANSITLSSGDNFIPSPFFSAGSDASLKEVYETALETYYGLPTGTLNISPGFGTADMTMLDIIGVQASAIGNHEFDAGTKAFADIIKQTATYPGAQFPYLAANLTFSGDSNLASVYTGTIQDAANYSGFPPAATIGKKIAPATIIEEGGEKIGIVGATTQIVEAISSTGGVEVIGDDVNDMAALAAILQPTIDALLAQGINKIILVSHLQQLALEQELAPLLHGVDVIVAGGSHTLLADEQDTLRTGDSAAGEYPIVTTNADGKTTLIVNTDGEYSYVGRLVVDFDENGDVVYTPNTAVNGAYATTDEVVDSLYADVIDVDADGDIDADDANPFAEGSRGDLVDDIAQAVGAVIDAQDGNIFGSTDVYLEGRRSEARTEETNLGDLTADANLWYAQKVDATVMVSIKNGGGIRDSIGTVYAVGDDAVESPPVANAEVGKQEGDVSQLDIANSLRFNNSLSLVTVTAAQLLLVLEHAVAATTATATPGQFAQIGGIAFSFDKDLPAGNRVLSAAILNDDGVPAIALVANGELVVDADMAIRVVTLSFLLTGGDSYPFASFIAADPAFANVVNLTPDLVPDAGQVATFAAEGTEQDAFAEYMAATYSDTPYAVADTDRANDTRIQNLDYRGDTVLQAAAQTVHGDAGNNTLTGALGNDILWDGTGNDTLIGYDGNDYLIGGAGADVLVGGAGIDTAVFSTAGSGVTVNLATGRGSGGDAEGDTYDSIEQIIGSAYGDTLTGDDGDNVFQAGAGNDTVNGGGGNDIIYAGAGADAQNGGAGIDRVVYSASATGVTVNLATAQGSGGDAEGDTFSGIEQVIGSEHADTLIGDGADNALKGGAGNDRLDGGTGNDILIGDAGADTFVFNAGFGIDQVKDFAAGTDKIEFSTEVFADFAAVQAAMVDTGSGYLAIWADYGTNGVGLWGVTAAQLTADDFRFV
- a CDS encoding bifunctional metallophosphatase/5'-nucleotidase, which encodes MRFVALLFVAVLGWLAPLASFAEARTVNLTLLLMCDMYNLSPQNGRGGYAKVAGVVAAERASGRNVILAHAGDAFSPTMLSGFDQARNVIELLNAIRPDVFVPGNHEYDFGPEVFAQRVSEARFPVVAANLRDRDGRPLAGIEDNRVFEVDGLKVGVVGLTATDSPQKSQPGDLQFADSVEMLRRQAADLRAKGVDLVVALAHANRDIDLKLYASGAADILLSGDDHDLWVQYDGRVAAAEAKQDGEYVIAIDLAVEVEEGAAKRAVTWWPDFRIIDTKGAEAEPQVAALVKAFEAELSQEFDVPLAKVAAPFDSLNATVRTGEAAIGNLFADAIRKASGADAALLNGGGFRGNRRYEAGTEITRRDVLKELPFSNKTVVLEVTGAELRAALEHGLGKLGEASGRFPQVSGLEIAAVGSRPAGQRIVAIRIKGAPLDDAARYRLATNDFLMNGGDGYDMLQAARPLSGARDGKLMIADVMAYLRSLGTLAPKVEGRIAVRDN
- a CDS encoding anthranilate synthase component II, whose amino-acid sequence is MILLIDNYDSFTWNLVQYLGDLGAELNVIRNDEITVEAAMAADPDAIVLSPGPCTPNEAGICCELIAKASGTIPMLGVCLGHQAMGQVFGGKVIRAPAPMHGKISEIRHAGAGVFRGINGPFQGARYHSLIVERDSLPADLAVTAETADGLIMGLAHRQLPVHGVQFHPESIASEHGHVLLKNFLDLAADWNARSGRRPVRQRGH